The following nucleotide sequence is from Desulfurellaceae bacterium.
AGGGGCGAAGCGTTGCCGCTCGGCTGGCAGGCGCAGCTGTCTTGGTTCAGGTTGATGCCACACTGGGGGCACAGGCCCTGGCACGCTTCATAACACACCGGAGCACTAGGCAGGGCTAGCATGACTTGTTCGTGGATCAGCGCTGAGACGTCAACATGTTCTCCGTGATAAAAACTCGCCGACAGCTCGTCCTGGTCCAGCGCAATCTCGCGGCCGAGCCGGGGCGTGGGCTGAAGAATCACCGAGAATGAACGATCCAGGGGAAAGGTGTACGTCTCCAGGCAGCGCACGCACTGAGCGCTGAGTGTCGTCTGGACGCTGCCGTCAAAGAAGAGGTCGTGCCCCGAGCGAAAATGGCTCAGCCGAATGTGCGCCAGCGCTTCAACCCGGTACTCGGACGTGGCCTGGGCTGAGGAGAGGAACTGGCCGAGTTCCTGGGCCTCCTCGCTAAAAGCCAGGACGGTCGGGGACGTGAGGATATCTTCGATATGGATCTTCACCGGACCAGCCCATTCGCAACAGCATCCATATAGTATGATCTCTGGACAAATGCAACGCGCCGGACCCGGCCTTGGCTTGACTGTCAGGCGCTGATCGGTTAGCTGTCGGGAGTCGTGCAGGTCATCGCGCTCACGCTCTTCATTGTCTGGATCCTGAGTCTGTGGCTGCTCCTCACCGGGCGCTGCCCCGGCTTGCCCTGGCTGTCCTTCCAGCCGGCAGCCCTGCTGAGCGGGATGCTCTTGTTTGTGGTCATGAGCCTGCTCGGCCTAGCCTGTGTCGTCCTGATCGTTGCTCCCTAGCCCCCCCACCTCGACAAGATCGCAGGTGCGTCTCAGCGAGACGCTCACTCTGTGCCTCACTCCTGATCTTTTTGTCGGCGTCATGGGTCTGTTCCCCACCTGCGCCCATGCTTCCCACATTCACGAACTGAGACAGTCTGGGAGAGAAACCCGGTATTGTCCTTCCTCGGAGTGCGACAGTTAAGTCACAGGCCATTGCAGCGGTAACCCAAACGCCTCAGCCAGGAGTCTAAACAAGAGTCTGACCAAAAGATGAAACTGTGAGACAAGGAGGAAGGGCATGAAGCTGAGAAGCCTGTTAGGCGGGGGAGCAGCACTGACAGTCGTGGTGCTGCTCAGTACGCCAGCCGTTGCCGAGCTGCCTGGCGACCGCACGGCGCGTAGAATCGAACGTATGCAAGAATGGCTCGATCTGTCTGAGAAGCAAGCCGCAGAGGTGCGTCTGATTCTTCAACGGGCGCGGCACAACGGCCGGTGTCGACAAAGTGGGGACGTTGATGCCCGCCGAACCTGTAGACGAGCAAAACGCGAGGCCGTGCGCAAAGAGTTGGCGACGATTTTGACGCAACAGCAACTCGAAACATTTAAGGGCTTACACGCTGAACATAAAACCGGTCGGACAGAGCGCCGACAAGGCCGCCCTCACCACTGAGACTCGTCGAGCGGCTTTTCCAGCTTAATGAAACACGGACTGAGGAAAACCAAAGCGCAACCTTCCCGTTGGTCCGTTGTTTGTGAAGCAGAGAGAGGGTGTCATGAAAAAATCATCTCCCGCGTCACGTTATATAAAAGACGTTCATCGTTCGGCCCAGCCCATCCTATCGTACGATATCGGCGCGGTCAGTCGACTGTTACCAAACGCGGTCATTCTGCCCGAGCAGTTCTACGCTTCTTCCACCGAAGGTCAGGTGCAGGACGGAGAAGTCGCACTCAGGCGGCGCTGTTTCCAAAGACGGTTTGTTCGCAGAGACCGCCGCGTCCAGCGGCTGGCCCAGGAGGCCGAGGAGTGGTTTACGGCCGACGATGCGGACTGGCCGTTCTCGTTCGTGAATATCTGTGCGGTCCTGAGACTCGAGCCCGACTATATCCGGCGTGGGCTGAAGCGCTGGTGTGAACGCTACGGCGACACAGCGGAGCGCGTGACCTCAGTCCGCTCCTTCCGCTTTGCCGCCTGAGCCGAGAATGTCCCGTCGAGGTGCTGCTCAATCTCGGAGCGGCAGGCTTAATCCAGCGTATGCTGAGCTACCAGCTCTCTATTCCAGGTCGCGTCGCCAAAGGTGACTTCTGAGCCTTTGGCCCG
It contains:
- a CDS encoding DUF177 domain-containing protein translates to MKIHIEDILTSPTVLAFSEEAQELGQFLSSAQATSEYRVEALAHIRLSHFRSGHDLFFDGSVQTTLSAQCVRCLETYTFPLDRSFSVILQPTPRLGREIALDQDELSASFYHGEHVDVSALIHEQVMLALPSAPVCYEACQGLCPQCGINLNQDSCACQPSGNASPLALLSSVRTAPQGVIK